One window from the genome of Oceanisphaera sp. IT1-181 encodes:
- the purD gene encoding phosphoribosylamine--glycine ligase, producing MKVLIIGGGGREHALAWKAAQSPNVSQVFVAPGNAGTALESNLTNVDIAATDIQGLLAFAKQEQIGLTIVGPEAPLVAGVVDAFDAESLAIFGPTAAAAQLEGSKAFSKDFLARQNIPSAEYQNFTEVEPAIAYLREKGAPIVIKADGLAAGKGVIVAMTLAEAENAVHDMLSGNAFGAAGSRVVIEEFLDGEEASFIVMVDGENVLAMATSQDHKRVGDGDTGPNTGGMGAYSPAPVVTPEIHDRVMEQVIMPTVRGMAAEGNVYKGFLYAGLMIDNAGQPKVIEFNCRFGDPETQPILMRLQSDLVDLCLAGCNGKLDTVTAEFDPRAAVGVVLAAGGYPADGYRKFDAITNIPAETPISKTFHAGSSFQDGTLVTSGGRVLCATALGNTVTEAQANAYAVAEQIKWQGVFYRHDIAYRAIERENQGT from the coding sequence ATGAAAGTATTAATCATTGGTGGTGGTGGTCGTGAGCATGCTTTGGCGTGGAAGGCCGCACAATCGCCTAACGTCAGCCAGGTATTCGTGGCCCCAGGTAATGCGGGCACGGCATTAGAGTCAAACCTGACGAATGTGGACATTGCTGCCACAGATATTCAAGGCTTGCTGGCGTTTGCCAAACAAGAACAGATTGGCCTGACTATTGTCGGTCCAGAAGCGCCATTAGTAGCCGGTGTGGTTGATGCGTTTGACGCCGAAAGCTTAGCCATTTTTGGCCCCACTGCGGCCGCGGCCCAGTTAGAAGGTTCTAAAGCTTTCAGCAAAGACTTTTTAGCGCGTCAGAATATCCCGAGTGCTGAGTATCAGAACTTTACCGAAGTTGAGCCGGCTATCGCTTATTTACGCGAAAAAGGCGCACCTATCGTGATAAAAGCCGACGGCTTAGCGGCCGGTAAAGGCGTGATTGTGGCCATGACCTTGGCAGAGGCAGAAAACGCCGTGCACGATATGTTATCCGGCAACGCCTTTGGCGCTGCGGGCAGCCGCGTGGTGATAGAAGAATTTCTCGATGGCGAAGAAGCCTCCTTTATTGTGATGGTCGACGGTGAAAACGTGTTGGCCATGGCTACCAGCCAAGATCACAAGCGCGTCGGCGACGGCGATACCGGCCCCAATACCGGCGGCATGGGTGCCTATAGCCCAGCGCCGGTAGTAACGCCGGAAATCCACGACCGCGTGATGGAGCAAGTGATCATGCCCACCGTGCGTGGTATGGCGGCTGAAGGTAACGTTTACAAAGGCTTCTTATACGCGGGTCTGATGATCGATAACGCCGGCCAACCAAAGGTGATTGAGTTTAACTGTCGCTTTGGTGACCCAGAAACGCAGCCAATTTTAATGCGTTTACAATCTGATCTCGTGGATCTGTGCTTAGCCGGTTGTAACGGTAAGCTGGACACAGTGACCGCTGAGTTTGACCCGCGCGCCGCCGTGGGTGTGGTATTGGCGGCGGGCGGCTATCCGGCGGATGGCTATCGCAAATTTGACGCCATTACCAATATCCCCGCCGAAACGCCGATCAGCAAAACCTTCCACGCCGGCAGCAGCTTTCAAGACGGCACTCTGGTTACCTCAGGCGGGCGCGTATTGTGCGCCACTGCCTTAGGCAATACGGTAACCGAAGCGCAAGCCAATGCCTATGCGGTGGCTGAACAGATTAAATGGCAAGGGGTGTTTTATCGTCACGACATCGCCTATCGCGCCATAGAGCGGGAAAACCAAGGCACTTAA
- a CDS encoding CbiX/SirB N-terminal domain-containing protein yields the protein MKGFILVAHGSRREAANQEIADFTASVTQSMAARFELMGHAFWELAEPSLEQAIDLQVAAGATEIKLFPYFLAQGRHVVEDLPSVLNQKREQYPDLKLTLLPHLGAMPGFADWLAEQL from the coding sequence ATGAAAGGGTTTATTTTGGTGGCACATGGCAGTCGTCGTGAAGCGGCCAACCAAGAAATTGCTGATTTTACAGCCAGCGTGACCCAATCTATGGCGGCGCGTTTTGAGCTCATGGGTCATGCCTTTTGGGAGCTGGCCGAGCCTTCGCTTGAACAAGCCATCGACCTCCAAGTGGCGGCGGGTGCCACTGAGATTAAGCTGTTTCCGTACTTTTTGGCCCAAGGCCGCCATGTAGTCGAAGACTTGCCCTCTGTGTTAAATCAAAAACGCGAGCAATACCCAGATCTTAAGCTCACGCTGTTGCCGCACTTAGGTGCCATGCCAGGCTTTGCCGATTGGTTAGCCGAGCAGTTATAA
- the hupA gene encoding nucleoid-associated protein HU-alpha, with protein MNKTQLVEAIAAKADLNKAQAKAALEEVLSGITQSLKEGDPVQLVGFGTFKVNHRAARTGRNPQTGAEIQIAAANVPAFVAGKALKDAIK; from the coding sequence ATGAATAAGACTCAGCTTGTTGAAGCAATTGCCGCTAAGGCAGATTTAAATAAGGCACAGGCCAAGGCCGCGCTGGAAGAAGTACTAAGTGGTATTACCCAAAGCTTGAAAGAAGGCGACCCAGTACAACTGGTGGGTTTTGGTACCTTTAAGGTGAACCACCGCGCTGCACGCACCGGTCGTAATCCACAGACAGGTGCTGAAATTCAGATTGCTGCTGCCAATGTCCCTGCTTTTGTAGCGGGCAAGGCGCTGAAAGATGCCATCAAGTAA
- a CDS encoding NAD(P)-dependent oxidoreductase: MKLAFIGLGVMGFPMAAHLQKAGHQVCVYNRSPEKAAAWAESNGGSHALTPAAAAKDADMVMVCVGNDDDVRSVVYGDEGVLAGMKAGALLVDHTTTSAMLAEELAAAAAKLDLRFIDAPVSGGQLGAENGALTIMVGGTEADVAEASPVLAAYGKKVTRLGPVGSGQRCKMVNQIFVIGAVQGIAEGLMIAQKAGLDIPTLIDVLGGGAAQSWQLQNRAQTMSEDKFDFGFAAQWMHKDLGICLDEAEQQGLTLPLTEHVHKVYEQLLADGFGRCDSTVVIKDLVAKAK; encoded by the coding sequence ATGAAATTGGCATTTATTGGCTTGGGCGTGATGGGCTTTCCCATGGCGGCGCACTTACAAAAAGCCGGCCATCAGGTGTGCGTGTATAACCGCAGCCCAGAAAAAGCGGCCGCTTGGGCCGAGAGTAACGGCGGCAGCCACGCCTTAACACCGGCGGCCGCGGCCAAAGACGCAGACATGGTGATGGTGTGCGTGGGCAACGACGACGACGTACGCTCAGTCGTGTATGGCGATGAAGGCGTATTAGCGGGCATGAAAGCAGGCGCGCTGTTGGTGGATCACACCACAACCTCTGCCATGTTGGCGGAAGAGCTTGCTGCCGCGGCTGCAAAACTGGATCTGCGCTTTATTGATGCGCCAGTGTCTGGCGGGCAGTTGGGTGCCGAGAACGGTGCCTTAACCATTATGGTGGGCGGTACTGAGGCGGACGTGGCCGAAGCATCGCCGGTGTTGGCCGCTTACGGTAAAAAAGTGACCCGTTTAGGGCCGGTTGGATCAGGTCAGCGTTGTAAAATGGTGAATCAAATTTTCGTGATTGGTGCCGTACAAGGCATTGCCGAAGGTTTGATGATCGCGCAAAAGGCCGGCTTAGATATTCCGACCCTGATTGATGTATTAGGAGGCGGAGCCGCCCAAAGCTGGCAGTTACAAAACCGTGCCCAAACCATGAGTGAAGATAAATTCGACTTTGGCTTTGCCGCCCAGTGGATGCACAAAGACTTAGGCATTTGTTTAGATGAGGCGGAACAACAAGGATTGACGTTACCCCTGACCGAGCATGTGCATAAGGTGTATGAGCAGTTATTGGCCGACGGTTTTGGCCGTTGTGACTCGACCGTGGTTATTAAAGACTTAGTGGCCAAAGCGAAGTAA
- the astD gene encoding succinylglutamate-semialdehyde dehydrogenase — MTDTEQQATAVQYINGYWLIGEGEEFSSIDPAKNVELWRGAAASLSQVNAAVAAARAASPAWAERPLNDRLTIIGRYAELLVEHKTRLAQLIAQETGKPLWESATEAAAMAGKIALSAKAYAERTGCTETPLGQGRAVLRHKPHGVVAVFGPYNFPGHLPNGHIVPALIAGNTVVFKPSELTPQVAEAMVKLWELAGLPAGVLNLVQGEVNTGKALAAHGDLDGLFFTGSSRTGQLLHNQMAGHPSKILALEMGGNNPLVVGEVADIDAAVHTIVQSAFITSGQRCTCARRLLLPKGEAGDRILARLLVVTKAIKVGLYDADPQPFMGAMISVHAAKAMIAAQAHLLALGGESLLMLKSLQANTGLVSPGIIEVSAIKELPDEEYFGPLLQVMRYGNLREALTLANNTRYGLSAGLLSDYQQDWDYFFRHIRAGIVNWNKPITGASGAAPFGGVGDSGNHRASAYYAADYCAYPVASMEENKVSMPDTLSPGLHF, encoded by the coding sequence ATGACAGATACTGAGCAGCAGGCAACAGCGGTTCAATATATTAACGGTTATTGGCTAATCGGCGAGGGCGAGGAGTTTAGCTCAATCGATCCGGCAAAAAATGTTGAGCTGTGGCGCGGTGCTGCCGCAAGCCTGAGCCAAGTGAACGCGGCGGTGGCGGCGGCGCGGGCGGCAAGCCCTGCTTGGGCTGAGCGCCCGCTTAACGATCGGCTTACCATTATTGGCCGTTATGCTGAGTTATTGGTTGAGCATAAAACCCGGTTAGCACAGCTTATTGCCCAAGAAACCGGTAAACCCCTCTGGGAAAGTGCCACCGAGGCGGCGGCCATGGCCGGTAAAATTGCGTTGTCAGCCAAAGCTTATGCCGAACGCACCGGTTGCACCGAAACCCCTTTAGGCCAGGGGCGGGCCGTGCTTCGCCATAAGCCTCATGGCGTGGTGGCGGTCTTTGGCCCTTATAACTTTCCGGGCCATTTGCCCAATGGCCACATAGTACCGGCTTTAATCGCTGGCAATACGGTGGTCTTTAAACCCTCAGAGCTGACCCCACAAGTGGCCGAAGCCATGGTTAAACTGTGGGAATTGGCGGGCTTGCCGGCTGGGGTGCTGAACCTAGTACAAGGCGAGGTGAATACCGGCAAAGCGTTGGCGGCACATGGAGATTTAGACGGTTTGTTTTTTACCGGCTCTTCACGCACCGGCCAGCTGCTACACAACCAAATGGCCGGCCATCCGAGCAAAATATTAGCGCTGGAAATGGGCGGTAATAATCCACTGGTGGTCGGTGAGGTGGCAGACATAGACGCGGCAGTACACACCATAGTGCAGTCGGCCTTTATTACCTCGGGCCAGCGCTGCACCTGCGCTCGACGTTTATTACTGCCCAAAGGCGAGGCGGGCGATCGTATTCTGGCACGCTTGCTGGTAGTAACTAAGGCTATTAAGGTTGGCTTGTACGATGCAGATCCTCAGCCCTTTATGGGCGCCATGATTTCGGTGCATGCGGCCAAAGCCATGATAGCGGCACAGGCGCATTTGCTGGCGCTGGGGGGCGAGTCGTTATTGATGCTCAAATCACTGCAAGCCAATACCGGCTTAGTGTCGCCGGGCATTATTGAGGTCAGCGCCATTAAGGAGCTACCGGATGAAGAATATTTTGGTCCGCTGTTGCAGGTGATGCGTTATGGCAATCTTCGCGAGGCGCTAACCTTGGCTAACAATACTCGTTATGGGTTATCAGCCGGATTATTGTCGGATTACCAACAAGACTGGGATTACTTTTTTCGCCATATTCGTGCCGGTATCGTTAACTGGAATAAACCCATTACCGGTGCCTCCGGTGCCGCCCCCTTTGGTGGTGTGGGCGACAGCGGTAATCACAGAGCTAGCGCTTATTACGCTGCCGATTATTGCGCTTATCCGGTGGCGTCCATGGAAGAAAACAAAGTCAGCATGCCCGACACCCTATCGCCGGGCTTACATTTTTAG
- the astA gene encoding arginine N-succinyltransferase, producing MLVIRPIAQKDFPTLKQFAIESGHGFTSLPVNDELLQRKIDNSLAAFANRGTAKAEGLYFFVAEDGETGEVLGTCAIDAAVGLSAPFYNYLLGKQVHSSAKLGIYNVVETLTLTNDYTGVSELCTLFLRESARVGLNGRLLSKSRFLFLAEFSELFDHRILAEMRGVSDEQGHSPFWHWLQEHFFTMDFPTVDYLTGIGQKGFIADLMPKFPIYVNLLSKAARDVIGITHNNTRPALHLLEEEGFTWRGYVDIFDAGPSVECELSQIRSVRNSRQCTVKIGEVSQGNRHLISNTHFADFRALITEVALASTEDNEQGLPVVTLTEKVAHLLKVTDGDKVRLVEL from the coding sequence ATGCTGGTGATACGACCTATCGCGCAGAAAGACTTTCCTACTCTCAAGCAGTTCGCTATTGAGTCTGGCCATGGCTTTACTTCGCTGCCGGTTAACGACGAATTATTACAACGTAAAATAGACAACTCATTGGCAGCCTTTGCTAACCGTGGTACGGCCAAAGCCGAAGGCTTGTATTTTTTTGTGGCCGAAGATGGCGAAACCGGTGAGGTGCTGGGCACTTGTGCTATAGACGCAGCCGTGGGGTTATCTGCTCCTTTTTATAATTACCTGCTCGGTAAACAAGTACACAGCTCCGCCAAGTTGGGCATTTATAATGTAGTAGAAACTCTGACTCTGACCAACGATTACACGGGCGTGAGCGAGCTGTGCACCTTGTTTTTGCGTGAGTCGGCGCGTGTTGGGCTGAATGGCCGCTTGCTTTCAAAAAGTCGGTTTTTGTTCTTGGCCGAGTTTAGTGAACTGTTCGATCATCGAATTTTGGCCGAGATGCGCGGCGTGTCAGACGAGCAAGGCCATAGTCCCTTTTGGCATTGGCTGCAAGAGCACTTTTTTACCATGGACTTTCCCACCGTCGACTACCTGACAGGCATCGGCCAAAAAGGCTTTATCGCGGATTTAATGCCCAAGTTTCCTATCTACGTTAACTTATTATCAAAAGCCGCCAGAGATGTGATTGGCATTACTCATAACAATACCCGCCCAGCTCTGCATTTACTGGAAGAAGAAGGGTTCACGTGGCGCGGCTATGTGGACATTTTTGATGCAGGCCCAAGTGTAGAGTGTGAGTTATCGCAAATTCGCTCGGTGCGAAATAGTAGACAATGCACAGTTAAGATTGGTGAGGTTAGCCAAGGGAACCGGCACTTGATCAGCAACACCCATTTCGCTGACTTTCGGGCCTTAATCACAGAGGTAGCTTTAGCTAGCACCGAAGATAATGAGCAGGGCTTGCCTGTTGTAACCTTGACTGAAAAAGTGGCGCACTTACTCAAGGTGACCGACGGCGACAAGGTGCGGCTAGTTGAACTGTAA
- a CDS encoding aspartate aminotransferase family protein has translation MSDMAVTRELFDQVMVPNYAPAQMIPVRGLGARVWDQEHREYIDFAGGIAVSCLGHCHPALVGALREQSEKLWHVSNVLTNEPALRLASKMVAATFAEKAYFCNSGAEANEAAFKLARRYALEHFGEQKTQIIAFNQGFHGRTFFTVTVGGQAAYSDGFGPKPADIDHVDYNDLAALKAIMSDNTCAVVMEPLQGEGGIVSPDLEYVQAVRALCDQHNALLIFDEVQTGVGRTGALYAYMDLGVTPDILTSAKSLGGGFPIGAMLTTTQIAASLKPGTHGSTYGGNPLACAVAEAAFDTVNTNAVLAGVKERETWYRDGLSAINDKYHCFSEVRGKGLLLGCVLTEQYQGRAKEFLDAAMDEQLMVLIAGANVVRFAPSLVISHADVTEGLARFERAVAKVVQA, from the coding sequence ATGTCTGATATGGCAGTCACCCGCGAATTATTCGACCAAGTTATGGTGCCTAATTACGCTCCCGCCCAAATGATCCCCGTGCGGGGCTTAGGCGCGCGAGTGTGGGATCAAGAGCACCGAGAATATATCGACTTTGCCGGTGGTATTGCGGTCAGCTGCTTAGGCCACTGCCATCCGGCCTTGGTCGGTGCCTTGCGCGAGCAAAGCGAAAAGTTATGGCATGTCAGTAATGTGCTGACCAATGAGCCGGCGCTGCGTTTAGCGAGCAAAATGGTAGCGGCGACCTTTGCCGAAAAAGCCTACTTTTGTAACTCAGGGGCCGAGGCCAACGAAGCGGCCTTTAAGCTGGCGCGTCGTTATGCGCTTGAGCATTTTGGTGAGCAAAAAACACAAATTATTGCCTTTAACCAAGGTTTTCACGGTCGTACCTTCTTTACCGTGACCGTGGGCGGCCAAGCGGCATATTCCGATGGCTTTGGCCCTAAACCCGCCGACATCGATCACGTGGATTACAACGATCTAGCCGCGCTTAAAGCCATTATGTCGGACAACACCTGTGCCGTGGTGATGGAGCCATTGCAAGGCGAGGGCGGCATTGTCAGCCCCGATCTTGAGTATGTGCAGGCGGTGCGCGCCTTGTGCGATCAACATAATGCCTTGCTGATCTTTGATGAAGTACAAACCGGCGTCGGCCGTACTGGTGCGCTTTATGCTTATATGGACTTAGGCGTGACGCCGGATATTTTAACCAGCGCTAAATCACTGGGCGGCGGCTTCCCGATTGGGGCCATGCTAACCACCACCCAGATTGCCGCTTCGCTAAAGCCGGGCACTCACGGCTCCACCTATGGCGGTAATCCGCTGGCCTGTGCCGTAGCCGAAGCCGCCTTTGATACGGTGAATACTAATGCGGTATTAGCCGGCGTTAAAGAGCGCGAAACCTGGTATCGCGATGGCTTGAGCGCCATTAATGATAAGTATCACTGCTTTAGTGAAGTGCGCGGCAAGGGCTTACTGCTCGGTTGCGTGTTGACCGAGCAGTATCAGGGACGCGCTAAGGAGTTTTTAGATGCAGCCATGGATGAGCAGTTAATGGTACTGATAGCCGGTGCGAACGTAGTGCGTTTTGCGCCATCCTTGGTGATCAGCCACGCAGACGTAACCGAAGGGCTGGCCCGTTTTGAGCGCGCCGTGGCTAAAGTGGTCCAAGCTTAA
- a CDS encoding aminodeoxychorismate/anthranilate synthase component II gives MLLMIDNYDSFTYNLVQYFGELGQEVMVRRNDEITVNEIAQLKLAGLVISPGPRTPTEAGISLAAIKEFAGRLPILGVCLGHQAIAQAFGGNVVRAQKVMHGKTSRIRHTGQGLFQDLPEPLTVTRYHSLVVEAASLPSCFSVTAWSQTEEGARDEIMGMQHNSLPIHSVQFHPESIMTECGHQLLGNFLRLLAR, from the coding sequence ATGTTGTTGATGATCGATAACTATGACTCTTTTACTTATAACCTAGTGCAGTATTTTGGTGAGCTAGGCCAAGAAGTCATGGTAAGGCGCAATGATGAGATCACCGTTAATGAGATTGCACAACTTAAGCTCGCAGGCTTGGTGATATCTCCAGGGCCGCGTACGCCTACTGAGGCGGGTATTTCGCTGGCGGCCATTAAAGAATTTGCCGGTCGGCTGCCTATTTTAGGGGTTTGTTTGGGTCATCAAGCTATAGCGCAGGCGTTTGGTGGTAACGTGGTACGGGCACAAAAAGTAATGCACGGTAAAACATCTCGTATTCGCCACACCGGTCAGGGGCTATTTCAGGACTTGCCAGAGCCGTTAACGGTCACCCGTTATCACTCGTTAGTGGTAGAGGCCGCCAGTTTGCCGAGCTGCTTTAGCGTCACCGCGTGGAGCCAGACTGAAGAAGGCGCGCGGGATGAAATCATGGGCATGCAGCATAATAGTTTGCCTATCCACAGCGTGCAGTTTCATCCCGAAAGCATTATGACCGAGTGCGGTCATCAGTTGCTGGGCAATTTCTTGCGTTTATTGGCGCGCTAA
- the zapE gene encoding cell division protein ZapE — protein MTAVSPQQAYQQALAAGFKEDSAQLQAVERLELCYQQLIANERTVRGVYLWGPVGRGKTWLMDSFYNSVNEGMNAGLSVPAKRLHFHHFMRWVHQRLFQLTGKPEPLTLLAQELAREARVLCLDELYINDIGDAMLLSRLLQQLFAQGLVLVVTSNQPPEKLYENGFNRERLLPAIAAINQHLQVLSVDGVEDHRLHPGLLQQRFWVDQPQALAAMFAELAPAFEQQGEPKSRHEQSHQPALRLGHRDIKVVQRSDQVLWCRYADLCEQPLSAADFIELCDQFSVVLLSEVPQLACTQPLAEQQVVIARGTEDGVSQVAAGDRELPALSRQDDGVRRFIALVDECYDRQIPIYISAAVPLSDLYGQGALAFPFRRTLSRLQAMQLARFGQ, from the coding sequence ATGACAGCTGTTTCTCCTCAGCAGGCTTATCAACAGGCATTGGCTGCGGGCTTTAAAGAAGACTCGGCGCAGTTGCAGGCGGTTGAGCGCTTGGAGCTGTGCTATCAACAGCTTATAGCTAATGAGCGTACCGTGCGCGGCGTCTATTTATGGGGGCCGGTGGGGCGGGGTAAGACTTGGTTGATGGACAGTTTTTATAATAGTGTAAATGAAGGCATGAATGCCGGCTTAAGCGTGCCTGCCAAGCGGCTGCACTTTCATCACTTTATGCGCTGGGTGCATCAACGCTTGTTTCAGCTGACCGGAAAGCCCGAACCATTAACCTTGTTGGCCCAAGAGCTGGCGCGCGAGGCCAGAGTCTTGTGTTTAGATGAGCTGTATATTAACGACATTGGCGATGCCATGTTGCTCAGTCGCTTGTTGCAGCAGCTGTTTGCCCAAGGCTTAGTATTAGTGGTGACCTCCAATCAGCCGCCAGAAAAACTCTATGAAAACGGCTTTAACCGCGAGCGCTTACTGCCAGCCATAGCGGCGATTAATCAACATCTACAGGTGTTAAGTGTGGATGGCGTTGAAGATCATCGTTTACACCCCGGCCTGTTACAGCAGCGTTTTTGGGTGGATCAGCCTCAAGCATTGGCGGCGATGTTTGCCGAGCTAGCGCCCGCTTTTGAGCAACAAGGGGAACCTAAGTCGAGACATGAGCAAAGTCATCAGCCAGCGCTGCGCTTAGGACACAGGGATATTAAGGTGGTGCAGCGCAGCGATCAGGTGTTGTGGTGCCGCTATGCGGATTTATGCGAACAGCCTTTAAGCGCGGCGGATTTTATTGAATTGTGTGACCAGTTCTCGGTGGTTTTGCTCAGCGAGGTGCCTCAGCTGGCTTGCACTCAGCCACTAGCAGAACAACAAGTGGTTATCGCGCGTGGTACTGAAGATGGCGTAAGCCAAGTGGCGGCAGGGGATCGTGAGCTGCCGGCGCTATCCCGGCAAGACGACGGCGTGCGCCGTTTTATTGCCTTGGTGGATGAGTGTTATGACCGCCAGATTCCCATTTACATAAGCGCGGCCGTGCCGTTGAGCGATCTTTATGGCCAAGGGGCACTGGCGTTTCCCTTTCGGCGCACCTTGAGTCGTTTACAAGCCATGCAATTGGCTCGTTTTGGTCAATAA
- a CDS encoding DUF2750 domain-containing protein: MSDSHQQNYQRFLDEVTANHVMWGVRFGEEWVVCDSSEFEDTEVMPVWSTESEAKVQCIDEWAEYVPFEITLAEFLEVWVEDMSEDGVRIGPNWDEELDGVELDVLELVKALA; this comes from the coding sequence ATGAGCGATAGCCACCAGCAAAATTATCAGCGTTTTCTCGATGAAGTGACCGCAAACCACGTGATGTGGGGAGTGCGCTTTGGCGAAGAGTGGGTCGTTTGTGACTCGTCTGAATTTGAAGACACCGAAGTCATGCCGGTATGGTCTACTGAAAGTGAAGCCAAAGTACAGTGTATCGACGAATGGGCGGAATATGTACCTTTCGAGATCACGCTGGCCGAATTTTTAGAAGTCTGGGTAGAAGACATGTCTGAAGACGGCGTGCGCATTGGCCCTAACTGGGACGAAGAATTAGACGGCGTTGAACTCGATGTGTTGGAGTTGGTAAAAGCCCTGGCTTAA
- a CDS encoding isochorismatase family protein, whose amino-acid sequence MQLPTKEAVASFDVDAQYTFTPVCPNELPVVGGDTIAAELNAQAQFAAVRLGSKDAHSPQALWVSNEQAPPFSPVEGPNMDIRWPSHAVPGTKGFELLAELPHPADYDFFVWKGVEPDMHPYGACYHDLAERQSTGIIEYLQAKNISTVLIGGLATDYCVRHTALQLLNVGFKVVINLAATRGVAEDSTALALTEMQQAGAHLIFSAAELKQELK is encoded by the coding sequence ATGCAACTGCCTACTAAAGAAGCTGTCGCCAGTTTTGACGTCGACGCACAATATACCTTTACCCCCGTGTGCCCGAACGAACTCCCCGTGGTGGGTGGCGATACCATAGCCGCAGAGCTCAACGCCCAAGCACAGTTTGCTGCCGTGCGTTTAGGCTCTAAAGATGCACATTCACCCCAAGCGCTGTGGGTAAGCAACGAGCAAGCCCCACCGTTTAGCCCAGTTGAAGGCCCTAATATGGATATTCGCTGGCCCAGCCATGCGGTGCCCGGCACCAAAGGCTTTGAGTTACTGGCCGAATTACCGCACCCAGCTGATTATGACTTTTTTGTCTGGAAAGGCGTGGAGCCGGATATGCACCCGTACGGCGCTTGTTACCACGACTTAGCCGAGCGTCAAAGCACCGGCATCATTGAATATTTGCAGGCTAAAAACATCAGTACTGTGCTAATTGGCGGCCTAGCCACCGACTATTGCGTGCGCCACACGGCATTACAGCTGTTGAATGTCGGCTTTAAAGTGGTGATCAATCTCGCCGCCACCCGCGGCGTGGCCGAAGACTCAACCGCCCTTGCCCTCACAGAGATGCAGCAAGCAGGCGCGCACTTAATTTTCAGTGCTGCAGAGCTGAAACAAGAGTTAAAGTAA
- the pncB gene encoding nicotinate phosphoribosyltransferase: MTQTTPQDYVIQSLLDTDLYKFTMMQTVLHQHPAAEVEYHFRSRNKQLDFSDCIADIEAEIAHLCQLRLSEDELSYLGQLDYIKPDFIHFLRLFRLDQRFVHVSCEKGELILKIHGPWLHTILYEVPLLAIISEVYCRRHHPNPDWVGARARLQDKIELVKSQPEYTDFRFSDFGTRRRYSRLWQQEVVMELAKQLPEQFSGTSNLDLARRLNLKPVGTLAHEFMQAFQALGPRLIDSQKMALEAWVHEYRGQLGIALTDVVGMDAFLRDFDLYFAKLFDGLRQDSGDPVEWTEKALAHYRKLNIDPRSKTFVYSDGLNMHSALDLHVRFREQCKPAFGIGTHLTNDIMSHSPINIVLKMTSCNGQAVAKLSDSPGKAMSDDEGYMAYLAQVFDVDITKVN, translated from the coding sequence ATGACCCAAACTACCCCTCAAGATTATGTGATCCAATCTTTGCTCGACACGGACTTATATAAATTCACCATGATGCAAACCGTGTTGCATCAACACCCGGCCGCCGAAGTGGAATACCACTTTCGCAGTCGTAATAAACAACTGGATTTTAGCGACTGTATCGCCGATATAGAGGCCGAAATTGCCCATTTATGTCAGCTGCGCCTATCGGAAGATGAGCTGAGCTACTTGGGCCAACTCGACTATATTAAGCCCGACTTTATTCACTTCTTACGCCTGTTTCGCCTCGACCAACGCTTTGTTCACGTTAGTTGCGAAAAAGGTGAGCTGATCTTAAAAATCCACGGTCCTTGGCTACACACCATTTTATATGAAGTGCCCTTATTGGCGATCATCAGCGAAGTGTATTGCCGCCGTCATCATCCAAACCCAGACTGGGTAGGCGCGCGGGCGCGCTTGCAAGACAAAATTGAATTAGTCAAAAGTCAGCCGGAATATACAGACTTTCGCTTTTCTGACTTCGGCACCCGCCGCCGCTATTCACGGCTCTGGCAGCAAGAAGTGGTGATGGAATTAGCCAAGCAACTGCCAGAGCAGTTTTCCGGCACCAGTAATTTGGACTTGGCGCGCCGTTTGAATTTAAAGCCGGTGGGCACCTTGGCCCATGAGTTTATGCAGGCGTTTCAAGCACTGGGCCCCCGCCTGATTGATAGCCAAAAGATGGCACTTGAAGCTTGGGTACATGAATATCGCGGCCAGCTAGGCATAGCACTCACCGATGTGGTGGGCATGGACGCCTTTCTGCGAGACTTTGATCTCTACTTTGCCAAGCTGTTTGACGGCCTGCGCCAAGACTCAGGAGATCCGGTGGAATGGACCGAAAAAGCCTTGGCCCATTATCGCAAGCTCAATATAGATCCGCGCAGCAAAACCTTCGTCTACAGCGATGGCCTAAACATGCACAGCGCGCTGGATTTGCATGTGCGTTTTCGCGAACAGTGCAAGCCCGCCTTTGGCATTGGCACGCACTTAACCAACGATATTATGAGCCACTCGCCGATCAACATAGTGCTGAAAATGACCAGCTGTAACGGCCAAGCGGTAGCTAAACTATCAGACAGCCCAGGCAAAGCCATGAGCGACGACGAAGGTTACATGGCTTATCTGGCACAGGTATTTGATGTAGACATCACGAAAGTTAACTAG